The genome window AGTTGGTCTCGCCACTACCTGCTCGGGGAACGCCGACCGGACGTTTTGGAAGCGCGAGAGCAGTCCGCTGGATGGAGTGTCGCTACTCATACTGTGGTCGGAATTGCTCGGCGGGGCGAATCAGGATGCCCTCGTCTCCTCGCTGAACGCTGAAGAGGAGTTCGTCGCCCGATTCGATGTCGAAGGCCTCGACGAGGTCCTTCGGAATCGTCACCAAGTTACAGCCATCGCCCGCTTGCACGGTGCGCGTATCCGCGTACATCAACGGTGCGCCCTTGCTCATGCGTCGTCCTCCCGTTTGCAATGTGGCTCCTCTGGATCGCAGTCGTAGAAACGGCAGCGAGCACAGTAGTCGAGACCGCCGTTGTCACGGAGACACACCGAACAATTGCACTCGCGCCGACTGTGCGAGGACGTGGACTGACTCACAGCGCCTCACTCCTTTCAACCTTCTTTGAATTAGGGGCCTCTTCTACTGTTCCATCGGGTTGTTTTTTCATTGTCGGAAAAGCGAGAAACCGGGGTGGCTATAAAGATTCTCCTTGTATCTATGGAGCGTATTATCAGTCGTCGTTCGACGAGTCCGTGACGGTGTTTCTAGTTCTTCGAAGCAGGGTTATGGTCTCTACGCCCGGGGGGACCCTACCGAGCCTATCCGAGACGCGCGCGTGCGTATTCGCTTGAAATTCGCCTCGAGCTCGGAATGGACCTTGGGTTCGAAAATCACAGTTCTCGGAATACGAACTCCAGTGTTCATGCTGGCATGAGTAACGTCAAAGTGTACAGACAATCGCACCGACGAACTCGTCGAGTGATTAAAGATGGTTCCGTACTCACGAGCGATTCACTCGGAGTAGGCAAGCACCTTCGATTGTGATTACAGCCTATTCGCGAGTATTACCCACACACGTGAGTGT of Haladaptatus sp. R4 contains these proteins:
- a CDS encoding AbrB/MazE/SpoVT family DNA-binding domain-containing protein, whose protein sequence is MSKGAPLMYADTRTVQAGDGCNLVTIPKDLVEAFDIESGDELLFSVQRGDEGILIRPAEQFRPQYE